The sequence below is a genomic window from Vicinamibacterales bacterium.
GATTCTCCGCGGCTTCAACCCCGACCCGTCGATCGTGCGCGTCGGCGGCGACTATTACATCGCGACGTCGACGTTCGAATGGTTTCCTGGGGTACAGATTCATCACTCGCGCGATCTGGTGCACTGGCGTCTGCTGACGCGCCCGCTGACCCGGGCGAGCCAGTTGAACATGCTGGGCGACCCGGATTCCTGCGGCGTGTGGGCGCCGTGCCTGACGCACGCCAACGGCCTGTTTCATCTCGTCTACACCGACGTGAAGCGGTACGGGCGGACGTCGGTGGCCGGCGCGAGCGGCGCGACGTTCCGCGATTTCCACAACTATCTCGTGACCAGTTCCGAGATCGAGGGGCCGTGGTCCGATCCGGTGTACTTGAACAGCAGCGGCTTCGACCCGTCGCTGTTCCACGACGAGGACGGCCGCACCCATCTCCTCAACATGCTCTGGGACCATCGTCCGGGCGCGAACCGGTTCGCCGGCATCGTGCTGCAGGAGTACTCGCCGGCCGAACGACGGCTCATCGGCGCGCGGCGAAACATCTTCAGAGGGACGGCGATCGGCCTCACTGAGGCGCCGCATCTATACAGGCGCGGTGGCTACTACTACCTGCTCACCGCCGAAGGGGGCACCGGATGGGGGCACGCCGTGACCATGGCGCGTTCGCACGCGCTCGACGGCCCCTACGAGCTGCACCCCGACGTGCACGTGCTCACCGCGCGTGATCGGCCGGACGCGGCGCTGCAGCGTGCCGGCCACGCCGATCTGGTCGAGACGCCTGACGGCGACACCTACATGGTGTACCTGTGCGGCCGCCCGCTGAAGAACCGCGGCCGCTGTACGCTCGGACGCGAGACGGCGATCCAGAAGATGGTGTGGTCGCCGGACGGCTGGCTTCGCACCGAACGCGGCGACGGTCTGCCGCAGGCCGAGTGCGCGGCGCCCGATCTGCCGCCGTATCCATTCCCCGACGCGGCGTCGCGGGTCGAGTTCGACACGCCGCGCCTGCCCCTCGAATTTCAATGGCTGCGCTCTCCCTCGCCCGAGGAACTCTGGAGCCTGACGGCGCGGCCCGGATTCCTGCGTCTCTACGGCCGCGAGTCGGTGGGCAGCCTGTTCAGGCAGACGCTCGTGGCGCGGCGCCAGCAGGCCCACGCCTTCAGCGCTTCGACGCGGATCGAGTTCGAGCCGGATCACTTCCAGCAGATGGCCGGCCTCATCTGCTACTACAACAGCGCGAAGTTCCACTACTTCTACGTCTCGCGCGACGACACCTTCGGCAAGCATCTCCGCGTGATATCGGCGATCCCGGACCAGGCCCAGACCGACGCGTTCACCGCGCCGATCCCGATCCCGTCGAACCGCCCGCTCGATCTGCGCGTCGAGGTCGACGAGGAACGGCTGCTGTTCGCGTATCGCCTCGGCGACGGCGGGTGGCAGTGGTTGTCGCAGGTGTTCGACGCCAGCCTGCTGTCGGACGAAGCAACCGCGCCGGGCCAGCCGAACTTCACCGGCGGGTTCGTCGGCATGGCATGCCACGACACGAGTGGCGCCGGCCTGCACGCCGATTTCGCCGGCTTCGAGTACCGGGAGCGCCCATTCGCGGCTCGGCCGGATCGTGACGCCGACGCTAATCCGCGGTGACGCCGATCACCGGCAGTATGCCCTGACGAAGAACCGCCTGTCGCCGATCTGCAGGCTCGGATCCTGCGCGCCGAACGACGCGCACGGCGTGAAACTCGCCGCGACCCACGTCATCAGACGCTGGCAGTAGTCGCGGCCGAACGCCTCGGCCCCGAACTCGCGCGTGGCGCGGTTGACGATGAGCACCAGACGGGTACCGCTCGCGTCCATAGCGCGGATGGCGCGCGCTTCTCCAGCCTCGTCGAGAAATCCCGGCGTGACGATCTCCTCGCGCAGCGGGTTGCGGCGGCCGCTGAGAAACAGCAGGGACGTGCCTTCCGGGAAGACCGCGACCGGCGCGCCGGCGGCCGTCCGCGCGTCGATGAAGGCCAGTGTCTGGTTCCACGCGTCGCCGATCTCGGGCGTGGTCAGCAGCGTCCCTCGCGGCGTGCGCACCGTGACGGTGTCGGCCCGGCGATACCGATAGGCGAGGACGCCCGCCGTGCCTGCGGTGCTGGCCAGCAGCAGTCCGAGGACGATCGCACGCGCCGCGCGGCGCGGGCCGGCGTCGGGCAGCGCCCGAGCGAACGTCTCCACCCACACGTAGGTGAAGACCACCACCGACATCGGCACCAGGAACGAGCCGTAGGCGCCGCCGCTGCGAACGTGGAGGAGCATGCGGAAAAGCTGCACCAGCGCGAACAGCGCATACAGCGAGACGAAAGGGCTGGCGGAAGACGGCCGCCGCCGTTGCCACGCGAGCAGACCGACGAGCAGCAGCGGCATCGCCATGAACGGACCGCGGTCCCAATCGAGGCCGGTGGTCAGAGCCAGGACCATCACCAGCACGACCGCGCCGGCCAGCGCCGCCCATGCACGGCGCCGTGTAATCGCGGGTCCGGCGACGAGATAGCTGACCGCGGCGACGATCGCCGCCACCAGTGCGAGCTTGATCGCCGCCACCGCTATCTGACCGAGCGACACGAGCGGGCGGTCGACGCCGGCCAGTCGCGCATTGAAGTAGGCGAGCGGCGCAGGCAGATGAAGCGGCAGCAGCCAGTTGTCGAGCATCAGCGTTCGCCATCCGATCCGCATCGCGATCGCCGTATAGACGCTGCCGGCGACGATCGCCGCGGCCACGCACACCAGGAGCGCCCGAGCCACTGCCGCGCGAGGATGACTGCGCGACAGCCACGCCGCCGCGACCCCCGCGGTGATCGCCGCAATGCCCATCTCCGTCTTCGCCAGCAGGGCGACACCGGCCGTGGCCCCGGCCAGCGCGAATCGCCACGCGGCCGGCCTGGCGAGCGCGGCGGCCGCGAGCGCCAGGGTCGCGATTGCGAGCACGGTGCCGTGCAGCGCGTTGTAGGAATAGGGAAAGACGTAGTTGCCGGCCGGCTTGAAGCCGCAGAGCCACATCACCGCGAGCGCCGCGATGCCGGCCGCCGCCGGGTCGAGGATGCGGCGCGCCAGCGCGTAGACGAGCACGATGATGATCGCCGCGGTGAAGATGCCGTCGGCGTAGAGGATGCCGAGCGACGGCCCGAACAATCGGTAGAGCGCCGCGTGCAGGTACGGCGAGAGCGGGCCGTAGATGTGGCCGACGTCGACGTAGAGGCGTTCGCCCGCCGCGAGACGGAGCGGCTGGTTCATCTCGCGGCCGCTGTCGATCAGCGGATTGACCCAGCGCTGCCAGGAGACGGCGAGCGCGACGACGAACGAGGCGGCCAGGATCAGCAGCCAACGGCGATCGTCCCTGTTCATGCGAACATAGAATACCCGCCGCGATGATCCGCCATCCCGACGTCGACCGTCTCTATCAACTGCCGCTCGAGGAGTTCACCGCGGCGCGCAACGCCCTGGCCAAAGGGGCGGGAACGGAGGCGGCGTCGATTCGGGCGCTGACCAAGCCGCCGCTCGCCGCATGGGCGGTGAACCAGGTGTACTGGCGCGATCGCCGCGCCTGGGACGTGCTCGTCGACGCCTCCGAGAACGTGCGACGGGTCAACCGCGCGCGGCTCGCCGGGAACGCGGGCGACGTGCGGGCCGCCGGCGCCGCGCACGACGCCGCGGTGCACGACGCGCTGCGCGCCGCGCTCGGCGAACTGAGCGGGGCTGGTCATGCCGTGACCGACGCGACGAAGCAGGCCGTGCTGAACACGCTCCGCGCCCTGCCGGCCGGCGATCCGCCAGGCCGCCTGACGAGAGCGCTGCAGCCGGGCGGCTTCGAACTGCTCGCGGGGATGGTCACAGGCCCCGCTCGCAAGGACACGAAGGAGGCAAAGGAGGCAAAGGAACCGAAGGAACCGAAGGAACCGAAGGAACCGAAGGAGGCTCCTTCCCGTGCGCGCGAACTGACGCGGGCGCGCGAGGCGGCGGCCGCGGGCGACCGTGCACTGAAGGAAGCGGAGCAGGCGGTCCGGCGCCACGAGTTCGAGATCGCCCGCGCGACGCGCGACGAGGAACGGGCCGGGCGCGCCGT
It includes:
- a CDS encoding glycoside hydrolase family 43 protein, encoding MSVIRNPILRGFNPDPSIVRVGGDYYIATSTFEWFPGVQIHHSRDLVHWRLLTRPLTRASQLNMLGDPDSCGVWAPCLTHANGLFHLVYTDVKRYGRTSVAGASGATFRDFHNYLVTSSEIEGPWSDPVYLNSSGFDPSLFHDEDGRTHLLNMLWDHRPGANRFAGIVLQEYSPAERRLIGARRNIFRGTAIGLTEAPHLYRRGGYYYLLTAEGGTGWGHAVTMARSHALDGPYELHPDVHVLTARDRPDAALQRAGHADLVETPDGDTYMVYLCGRPLKNRGRCTLGRETAIQKMVWSPDGWLRTERGDGLPQAECAAPDLPPYPFPDAASRVEFDTPRLPLEFQWLRSPSPEELWSLTARPGFLRLYGRESVGSLFRQTLVARRQQAHAFSASTRIEFEPDHFQQMAGLICYYNSAKFHYFYVSRDDTFGKHLRVISAIPDQAQTDAFTAPIPIPSNRPLDLRVEVDEERLLFAYRLGDGGWQWLSQVFDASLLSDEATAPGQPNFTGGFVGMACHDTSGAGLHADFAGFEYRERPFAARPDRDADANPR
- a CDS encoding glycosyltransferase family 39 protein, yielding MNRDDRRWLLILAASFVVALAVSWQRWVNPLIDSGREMNQPLRLAAGERLYVDVGHIYGPLSPYLHAALYRLFGPSLGILYADGIFTAAIIIVLVYALARRILDPAAAGIAALAVMWLCGFKPAGNYVFPYSYNALHGTVLAIATLALAAAALARPAAWRFALAGATAGVALLAKTEMGIAAITAGVAAAWLSRSHPRAAVARALLVCVAAAIVAGSVYTAIAMRIGWRTLMLDNWLLPLHLPAPLAYFNARLAGVDRPLVSLGQIAVAAIKLALVAAIVAAVSYLVAGPAITRRRAWAALAGAVVLVMVLALTTGLDWDRGPFMAMPLLLVGLLAWQRRRPSSASPFVSLYALFALVQLFRMLLHVRSGGAYGSFLVPMSVVVFTYVWVETFARALPDAGPRRAARAIVLGLLLASTAGTAGVLAYRYRRADTVTVRTPRGTLLTTPEIGDAWNQTLAFIDARTAAGAPVAVFPEGTSLLFLSGRRNPLREEIVTPGFLDEAGEARAIRAMDASGTRLVLIVNRATREFGAEAFGRDYCQRLMTWVAASFTPCASFGAQDPSLQIGDRRFFVRAYCR